The [Clostridium] scindens ATCC 35704 nucleotide sequence CTGCCGGGCATTCTCATGCAGCGGCTCACTGTCCAGAATCACGCCGTCCATGTCAAAAATTAATAATTTTCTTTCTTCCATTATCGAATCCTCGCAAGAGTTTTAAACTGTTCTCTCAAAGCCTGATAAGAGGCCAGGTAAACCTGATATAATTCTTCATACACGGGAACCCATTCTTTAACAGGCTCTATGTTTTTCTTAATCTTCAGCATCGCATCTGCGGCTTCTTCAGGAGTGTTATATTCTCCCATGTATGCGGCATTCATATAGGCCAGCCCTCCCGGGGCGCCTAAGTTTACTTCCGGTATTTTTATTTCTTTATTAATAACAGAAGCTTTTATGCTAAGCCAGATGTCACTTTTGCTGCAGCCTCCGCAGCAGATGATATCCTGGGCATGGATTCCCATGGCCGCCGCCTGATTCATATTATCCCGCAGCGCATAGCAGGCCCCCTCCATAATGCTTCTCATCATTTCCGCCCGGTTCGTATTAAGGTTCAGCCCTATAAACGTTCCCCTTGCGTCCGGATCCCAAATTGGCGCCCTCTCCCCTGCCATATAGGGAAGGAAAATAAGCCCGGTCGGCCCCTTAGCCAATCCTTCTATCTCTTCATTGATGCGGTCATAGGCGTCCTGTCGGGCAGTCTCGCCTCCGAAAAGAGCGTCCCGGAACCACCTTAGAGACCCTCCGGCAGTGTTCATAGCACCGTACAAAAGAGTGTTGTCTTTCTTCCTTCCCTTCAGATAAGAAAGTTTCTCTCCTGTAACAAGCCGGTCAAACCCGAACATAACTACCGAACTGGTCCCTGTCATCTCAGAAACGCGTCCTTCTGCATATACCCCCATTTCCAAAGCAGCCGCCACTGCATCCACGGTCCCGGCCAGGACTACTGTCCTTTCAGAAAGGGGCTATCGGGAAATAGATAGTTCCAAATAGGGGCAGATGTGACTCATACCAGGTCACATCTGCCCCTGAAATTTTTCCATAAAAGAGAAAAAGATGGCTAACGACAACCATCTCTTCTCCGTTACATGTTATAATGTAACTATGCTAAACAATAAGTATTATAACGAATTTTTTGAATTAGGGCAACAGAAAATTAACTTCAGTTTCTTCGAATTGTGTTTACCTGACGACGATCCAGTCTATACCCTGAAAAAAGTGATGGAGGAATTAGATTTTTCTGGCTTGTTGGCCAATTGTTCAGATAAGGGAAGAACCGGGTATAACCCAATTATGATGTATGCCGTAGTTACTTACGCAAACATGCGTGGGATTAGAGC carries:
- a CDS encoding xylulokinase; the protein is MGVYAEGRVSEMTGTSSVVMFGFDRLVTGEKLSYLKGRKKDNTLLYGAMNTAGGSLRWFRDALFGGETARQDAYDRINEEIEGLAKGPTGLIFLPYMAGERAPIWDPDARGTFIGLNLNTNRAEMMRSIMEGACYALRDNMNQAAAMGIHAQDIICCGGCSKSDIWLSIKASVINKEIKIPEVNLGAPGGLAYMNAAYMGEYNTPEEAADAMLKIKKNIEPVKEWVPVYEELYQVYLASYQALREQFKTLARIR